One Obesumbacterium proteus DNA window includes the following coding sequences:
- the ybfE gene encoding LexA regulated protein, with the protein MAKEQTDRTTLDLFADERRPGRPKTNPLSRDEQLRINKRNQLRRDKVKGLRRVELKINEEAVEMLNRLAQEQNISRSELIEQILLNQILKS; encoded by the coding sequence ATGGCCAAAGAACAAACGGACCGCACGACTCTGGATCTGTTCGCAGATGAACGTCGTCCGGGTCGCCCGAAAACCAACCCGTTATCTCGGGATGAACAGCTAAGAATTAACAAACGCAACCAACTGCGCCGCGATAAAGTGAAAGGACTGCGTCGCGTCGAGCTAAAAATTAACGAAGAAGCGGTTGAAATGCTGAATCGTTTGGCTCAAGAACAAAACATTAGCCGCAGTGAATTGATTGAACAAATTTTACTCAATCAGATTTTAAAATCTTAA
- the ybfF gene encoding esterase yields MKLNYREHIPAQQALFPPALLIHGLFGSLDNLGILGRDLRNDRRVIQVDMRNHGHSPRSERMDYAAMAEDLLALIDDLSLSQLDVIGHSMGGKAAMTLAALAPERIRRLALLDIAPVDYQVRRHDTIFAAINAVTEAQVARRQEAAEIMRGYINEEGVIQFLLKSFQDGEWLFNVPVLWDQYENIVGWQEVTPYQGPAMFIKGGSSPYIQDIHRAAIARQFPHARAHVIAGTGHWLHAEKPELVLRTLHRFLDSDE; encoded by the coding sequence ATGAAACTCAACTACCGCGAACATATTCCGGCTCAACAAGCCCTGTTTCCACCGGCATTACTGATCCACGGCTTATTCGGCAGTTTGGATAATCTTGGCATATTAGGCCGAGATTTGCGCAACGATCGCCGTGTGATTCAGGTTGATATGCGCAATCACGGGCACTCACCGCGCTCAGAGCGCATGGATTATGCCGCGATGGCCGAGGATTTACTGGCGCTGATTGACGATCTTTCTTTGTCACAGTTGGATGTCATTGGGCACTCAATGGGTGGAAAAGCCGCCATGACGCTGGCCGCGCTTGCTCCCGAACGTATTCGTCGCCTTGCCTTGCTGGACATTGCGCCCGTTGATTATCAGGTTCGTCGTCACGATACGATTTTTGCTGCCATCAACGCGGTGACGGAGGCACAGGTGGCGCGCCGCCAAGAGGCCGCTGAAATCATGCGCGGCTATATCAACGAAGAAGGCGTGATACAGTTTTTGCTGAAGTCTTTTCAGGATGGCGAGTGGCTATTTAACGTGCCGGTGCTGTGGGATCAATACGAAAATATCGTCGGCTGGCAAGAAGTCACGCCTTACCAAGGCCCTGCGATGTTTATCAAAGGTGGCTCATCGCCCTATATTCAAGATATTCATCGCGCAGCCATTGCTCGCCAGTTTCCCCATGCCAGAGCTCACGTGATTGCCGGTACGGGCCACTGGCTGCATGCGGAAAAACCCGAGCTGGTGCTACGCACGCTGCATCGTTTTCTCGACAGCGATGAATAA
- the seqA gene encoding replication initiation negative regulator SeqA gives MKTIEVDEELYRYIASHTQSIGESASDILRRLLKVSEHKATAAPAVTPAVIAAPVAAPVSTRPVDRVRTMRELLLSDEYAEQNKAVNRFMLVLSTLYSIDNQGFAAATESLHGRTRVYFAGDQQTLLQNGTHTKPKHVAGTPYWVITNTNTDRKRSMIEHIMQAMQFPAELIEKVCGTI, from the coding sequence ATGAAAACTATTGAAGTCGACGAGGAGCTGTACCGCTACATTGCAAGCCACACGCAAAGTATCGGTGAGAGTGCTTCTGACATATTGCGCCGCCTGCTGAAAGTCTCTGAACATAAAGCGACTGCTGCTCCGGCTGTGACGCCTGCCGTCATCGCTGCGCCAGTGGCTGCTCCGGTGTCTACCCGTCCGGTAGACCGCGTTCGTACCATGCGTGAGCTGTTGCTGTCTGATGAATATGCAGAGCAGAACAAAGCGGTAAACCGCTTCATGCTGGTACTTTCAACGCTTTACTCTATTGATAACCAAGGATTCGCTGCGGCAACGGAATCCTTGCATGGCCGCACGCGTGTCTATTTCGCAGGCGATCAGCAAACGCTGCTGCAAAACGGCACGCATACCAAGCCTAAACATGTTGCGGGCACGCCTTACTGGGTGATCACCAACACCAACACCGATCGCAAGCGCAGCATGATTGAACACATCATGCAGGCGATGCAGTTCCCAGCCGAACTGATTGAAAAAGTTTGCGGGACCATCTAA
- the pgm gene encoding phosphoglucomutase (alpha-D-glucose-1,6-bisphosphate-dependent) gives MANHPRAGQPAQQSDLINVAQLVSQYYVLTPEVGNTSHAVKFGTSGHRGSAQRHSFNEAHILAIAQAIVEVRKANGIEGPCIVGKDTHGLSEPAFISVLEVLTANGVDVVVQQDNGFTPTPAVSHAILTHNSNKNAALADGIVITPSHNPPEDGGIKYNPPNGGPADTDLTKVIEQRANELLSLNLQGVKRQTLDAAWKSGLVHAKDLVQPYIEGLVDIVDMPAIQRSGLHLGVDPLGGSGIEYWQRIGEHYKLDLTLVNDHVDPSFRFMHLDHDGVIRMDCSSESAMAGLLALRDQFDLAFANDPDYDRHGIVTPSGLMNPNHYLAVAINYLFQHRPQWGADVAVGKTLVSSAMIDRVVNDLGRKLVEVPVGFKWFVDGLFDGSFGFGGEESAGASFLRFNGTPWSTDKDGIIMCLLAAEITAVTGENPQQHYNKLAERFGAPSYNRIQAPATHAQKDALSKLSPEMVKADKLAGDPITARLTKAPGNNASIGGLKVMTDNGWFAARPSGTEEAYKIYCESFLGAEHRQRIEKEAVDIVSAVLASAK, from the coding sequence ATGGCAAATCACCCCCGTGCCGGGCAGCCTGCCCAGCAGAGCGATTTGATTAACGTGGCTCAACTGGTTTCTCAATACTATGTATTGACGCCGGAAGTGGGTAACACGTCGCATGCGGTAAAATTCGGGACTTCTGGTCACCGTGGCAGCGCTCAGCGCCATAGCTTTAACGAAGCGCACATTTTAGCTATTGCGCAGGCAATTGTTGAAGTGCGTAAAGCGAATGGCATCGAAGGTCCGTGTATCGTGGGTAAAGATACCCATGGTTTATCTGAACCTGCGTTTATCAGCGTGCTGGAAGTTCTGACGGCAAACGGCGTGGATGTCGTGGTACAGCAGGATAACGGTTTCACGCCAACACCTGCGGTTTCTCACGCTATTCTGACTCACAACAGCAACAAGAATGCGGCATTGGCTGACGGTATCGTCATTACGCCTTCGCATAACCCGCCTGAAGACGGTGGTATCAAATACAATCCGCCAAATGGTGGACCGGCAGATACCGACCTCACCAAGGTGATTGAGCAGCGCGCCAATGAACTGTTAAGCCTTAACTTGCAGGGCGTGAAGCGCCAAACACTCGACGCAGCGTGGAAAAGCGGCTTGGTGCATGCCAAAGATCTGGTGCAGCCTTACATTGAAGGTTTGGTTGATATCGTTGATATGCCAGCCATTCAGCGCTCAGGCCTGCATTTAGGCGTCGATCCATTAGGCGGTTCCGGCATCGAATACTGGCAGCGAATTGGTGAGCATTACAAACTTGATCTGACCTTGGTGAACGATCACGTCGATCCGTCATTCCGCTTCATGCATTTAGATCACGATGGCGTGATCCGTATGGACTGCTCATCGGAAAGCGCTATGGCGGGCTTGCTGGCGCTGCGCGATCAGTTTGATTTAGCGTTCGCTAACGACCCAGACTACGATCGCCACGGTATTGTTACGCCTTCAGGCCTGATGAATCCGAATCACTACTTAGCGGTTGCTATCAATTATCTGTTCCAGCATCGCCCTCAGTGGGGCGCTGATGTTGCCGTAGGTAAAACGCTGGTATCCAGCGCCATGATTGACCGCGTTGTAAATGATTTAGGCCGCAAGCTGGTGGAAGTTCCTGTCGGCTTTAAATGGTTTGTTGATGGTCTGTTTGACGGCAGCTTTGGTTTTGGTGGCGAAGAAAGCGCGGGTGCTTCCTTCCTGCGCTTTAACGGTACGCCGTGGTCAACGGATAAAGACGGCATCATTATGTGCCTGCTTGCCGCTGAGATCACCGCGGTAACCGGCGAAAACCCACAGCAGCATTACAATAAGCTGGCTGAACGTTTTGGTGCGCCAAGCTATAACCGCATTCAGGCACCGGCTACGCATGCGCAGAAAGATGCACTGTCGAAGCTCTCTCCTGAGATGGTTAAAGCGGACAAACTGGCGGGCGATCCGATTACCGCGCGTTTGACTAAAGCACCGGGCAACAACGCGTCTATCGGCGGGCTGAAAGTGATGACTGACAACGGCTGGTTTGCCGCACGTCCGTCTGGCACAGAAGAAGCCTACAAAATTTACTGCGAAAGTTTCTTGGGTGCTGAGCATCGCCAGCGAATCGAGAAAGAAGCGGTGGATATTGTGAGTGCCGTGCTCGCTAGCGCCAAATAA
- a CDS encoding multidrug efflux RND transporter permease subunit AcrB, whose amino-acid sequence MAKFFIDRPIFAWVIAIIIMLAGTLAIMKLPVAQYPTIAPPAVSISAVYPGADAQTVQDTVTQIIEQNMNGIDNLMYMSSTSDSSGSVSITLTFQSGTDPDIAQVQVQNKLQLATPLLPQEVQQQGISVEKSSSSFLMVAGFISEDGSMSQDDIADYVASNIKDPISRSEGIGDVQLFGAQYAMRIWLDPNKLNNYQMTPLDVINQIKIQNNQIAAGQLGGAPPVPGQQLNASIIAQTRLQTPEEFGKILMKVQTDGSRVLLRDVAKIELGGENYNVIARFNGKPAAGLGIKLATGANALDAAEGVKKELAKLQPFFPASMKVVYPYDTTPFVKISINEVVKTLLEAIVLVFLVMYLFLQNIRATLIPTIAVPVVLLGTFAVLSAFGYSINTLTMFGMVLAIGLLVDDAIVVVENVERVMAEEGLPPKEATRKSMEQIQGALVGIAMVLSAVFIPMAFFGGSTGAIYRQFSITIVSAMVLSVLVAMILTPALCATMLKPIEKGGHGKTTGFFGWFNNMFDKSTEHYTNSVAGILRGTGRYLLIYLIIVVGMGLLFVRMPTSFLPDEDQGIALTMVQLPAGATQERTNKVLAEVTDYFLDKEKANVQSVFTVSGFGFSGQGQNNGLAFVSLKPWDERTGADNKVPAIIARATGAFSKIKDGLVFPFNLPAIIELGTATGFDFELIDQAGLGHEKLTEARNQLLGMAAQHPDTVVRVRPNGLEDTPQFKIIVDQEKAQALGVSISDINQTLSTALGGTYVNDFIDRGRVKKVYVQADAPYRMLPNDINNYYVRGDAGQMVPFSAFSSSKWEYGSPRLERYNGLPSMEILGEAASGKSTGEAMALMEDLVTKLPTGIGFDWTGMSYQERLSGNQAPALYAISLIVVFLCLAALYESWSIPFSVMLVVPLGVIGALLVATMRGMNNDVYFQVGLLTTIGLSAKNAILIVEFAKDLMDKEGKGLIEATLEAVRMRLRPILMTSLAFMLGVLPLAISTGAGSGAQNAVGTGVMGGMVTATILAIFFVPMFFVVVRRRFNKGGEDIEHSHPVDHQVK is encoded by the coding sequence ATGGCTAAGTTTTTTATAGATCGACCTATATTCGCCTGGGTTATCGCCATCATAATCATGCTGGCCGGTACGCTAGCGATTATGAAACTACCGGTGGCGCAATATCCAACGATTGCCCCGCCGGCGGTGTCGATCTCCGCAGTCTACCCTGGTGCTGATGCGCAAACGGTGCAGGACACGGTCACACAGATTATCGAACAGAACATGAACGGTATCGATAATCTGATGTACATGTCCTCAACCAGCGACTCATCGGGTAGCGTGTCGATCACGCTTACCTTCCAGTCTGGTACTGACCCGGATATCGCACAGGTTCAGGTGCAGAACAAATTGCAGCTAGCAACGCCGTTGCTGCCGCAAGAAGTTCAGCAGCAAGGGATCAGCGTTGAGAAATCCAGTAGTAGCTTCCTGATGGTTGCTGGCTTTATTTCTGAAGACGGAAGCATGTCTCAGGATGATATCGCCGACTACGTGGCTTCCAACATTAAAGATCCGATCAGCCGTTCCGAAGGGATTGGTGACGTGCAGCTGTTTGGTGCCCAGTACGCGATGCGTATCTGGTTAGACCCAAATAAGCTGAACAACTACCAGATGACTCCTCTGGACGTGATCAACCAGATCAAAATCCAGAACAACCAGATTGCAGCTGGCCAATTGGGTGGCGCTCCTCCGGTTCCTGGGCAGCAGTTGAACGCCTCAATCATTGCGCAAACGCGCTTACAGACACCGGAAGAATTCGGCAAGATCCTGATGAAGGTTCAAACCGACGGTTCTCGCGTGCTGCTGCGTGACGTAGCCAAGATTGAGCTAGGCGGCGAAAACTATAACGTTATCGCTCGCTTTAACGGCAAACCTGCCGCAGGTCTGGGGATTAAACTGGCAACCGGCGCTAACGCATTGGATGCCGCTGAAGGGGTCAAAAAAGAGCTGGCTAAGTTACAGCCCTTCTTCCCTGCCAGCATGAAGGTTGTTTATCCATACGACACCACGCCGTTCGTTAAGATTTCCATCAACGAAGTTGTGAAAACGTTGCTGGAAGCTATCGTGCTGGTGTTCTTGGTTATGTATCTGTTCTTGCAGAACATTCGTGCAACCCTGATCCCAACCATCGCGGTTCCGGTGGTTCTGTTAGGGACCTTTGCTGTGCTATCGGCCTTTGGCTATTCGATAAACACCCTAACCATGTTTGGTATGGTGCTTGCGATAGGCCTCTTGGTGGATGACGCCATCGTTGTGGTGGAAAACGTTGAGCGTGTTATGGCCGAAGAGGGCCTACCACCAAAAGAAGCAACGCGTAAATCCATGGAGCAGATTCAGGGCGCCTTGGTGGGGATTGCGATGGTACTGTCCGCAGTATTTATCCCAATGGCATTCTTCGGTGGCTCAACCGGTGCGATTTACCGTCAGTTCTCCATCACTATCGTTTCCGCGATGGTGCTGTCAGTACTGGTGGCGATGATCCTGACACCGGCTCTGTGTGCCACCATGCTCAAACCGATCGAAAAAGGCGGCCACGGTAAAACCACCGGCTTCTTTGGTTGGTTTAACAACATGTTCGATAAGAGCACCGAGCACTATACGAATTCCGTTGCGGGCATTCTGCGTGGTACCGGTCGTTATCTGCTGATTTACCTGATTATCGTTGTCGGTATGGGCCTGCTGTTTGTCCGTATGCCAACGTCATTCTTACCGGATGAAGATCAGGGTATTGCTCTGACCATGGTTCAGTTACCGGCTGGTGCAACGCAAGAACGTACCAACAAGGTTCTGGCAGAAGTCACTGATTACTTCTTGGATAAAGAAAAAGCTAACGTTCAATCCGTCTTTACCGTCAGCGGCTTCGGCTTCAGCGGTCAAGGCCAGAACAACGGCTTGGCCTTCGTCAGCTTGAAACCTTGGGATGAGCGTACCGGTGCCGATAATAAGGTTCCGGCCATTATCGCCCGTGCAACTGGCGCATTCAGTAAGATTAAAGATGGCTTGGTGTTCCCATTCAACCTGCCAGCGATTATCGAACTGGGTACGGCAACCGGCTTTGACTTTGAACTTATCGATCAGGCTGGCCTTGGCCACGAAAAACTGACCGAAGCGCGTAATCAGCTGTTAGGCATGGCCGCACAGCATCCCGACACCGTGGTTCGTGTACGTCCAAACGGTTTGGAAGATACGCCGCAGTTCAAGATCATCGTCGATCAGGAAAAAGCACAGGCGTTAGGCGTTTCGATTTCAGACATCAACCAAACGCTGTCTACCGCGCTGGGTGGTACTTATGTGAACGACTTCATCGACCGTGGTCGTGTGAAGAAAGTTTACGTACAGGCTGATGCGCCATATCGTATGCTGCCGAACGATATCAATAACTACTACGTCCGTGGTGATGCAGGACAAATGGTACCGTTCTCAGCGTTCTCATCATCAAAATGGGAATATGGTTCTCCGCGTCTGGAACGTTATAACGGCCTGCCATCCATGGAAATCCTTGGGGAAGCTGCATCGGGTAAAAGTACCGGTGAAGCCATGGCTCTGATGGAAGATTTGGTCACCAAGCTGCCTACCGGTATCGGTTTTGACTGGACAGGAATGTCCTATCAGGAACGTCTATCAGGTAACCAGGCTCCGGCGCTGTATGCCATCTCGCTCATCGTGGTCTTCCTGTGTCTGGCAGCATTGTATGAAAGCTGGTCAATTCCGTTCTCCGTTATGCTCGTCGTTCCATTGGGCGTTATCGGTGCACTGTTGGTAGCAACGATGCGTGGTATGAACAACGACGTTTACTTCCAGGTAGGCTTGTTGACGACCATCGGGCTTTCGGCCAAGAACGCCATACTTATCGTCGAGTTTGCTAAAGACTTGATGGATAAAGAAGGTAAAGGGCTGATTGAAGCGACGTTAGAAGCGGTACGCATGCGTCTACGTCCAATCTTGATGACGTCTCTGGCATTTATGCTGGGTGTTCTGCCATTGGCTATCAGTACGGGTGCAGGTTCTGGCGCACAGAATGCGGTAGGTACAGGCGTAATGGGCGGTATGGTTACAGCAACCATTCTGGCTATCTTCTTCGTACCGATGTTCTTTGTGGTTGTTCGTCGTCGCTTTAATAAAGGCGGTGAAGATATCGAACATAGCCACCCTGTTGACCATCAGGTGAAATAG
- a CDS encoding efflux RND transporter periplasmic adaptor subunit, translating into MNKNRGLTPLAAALMFSGSLLLTGCNDENEQKGQQSAPEVGVVTLKAEPLNVTTELPGRTSAYRIAEVRPQVGGIILKRNFVEGSDIKAGSSLYQIDPATYQAAYDSARGDLAKAEAAANIAHLTVNRYKTLVGTKYISQQEYDTAVADARQADAAVTAAKAAVETARINLAYTKVTSPISGRIGKSSVTEGALVTSNQANALATVQQLDPIYVDVTQSSNDFLRLKEELANGTLEQEGGKAKAELVLENGQVYAQKGSLEFSDVTVDESTGSITIRAVFPNPKGDLLPGMFVRARLDEGIKNNALLVPQQGVTRNPRGEATVMLVGADNKVENRTVTAAQAIGDKWLVTDGLKSGDKVIVTGLQKVRPGVQVKVEEASAGNASTKDAAASEPKKS; encoded by the coding sequence ATGAATAAAAACAGAGGGTTAACGCCTCTGGCGGCCGCGCTAATGTTTTCTGGTAGTTTACTTCTTACAGGATGTAACGACGAAAACGAGCAAAAAGGTCAGCAAAGCGCACCTGAGGTGGGTGTTGTGACGCTGAAAGCTGAGCCGTTGAACGTCACCACTGAGCTTCCTGGACGTACATCTGCATATCGCATCGCAGAAGTTCGCCCACAGGTTGGCGGCATCATCCTTAAGCGTAACTTCGTGGAAGGCAGCGACATTAAGGCCGGTTCTTCCCTGTATCAAATCGATCCAGCAACTTATCAGGCCGCTTATGACAGCGCGCGTGGCGATTTGGCTAAAGCTGAAGCCGCTGCAAACATCGCTCACCTGACAGTAAATCGCTATAAGACATTAGTCGGTACTAAGTACATCAGTCAGCAAGAATACGATACAGCTGTTGCCGATGCGCGTCAGGCCGATGCAGCCGTTACCGCTGCAAAAGCCGCAGTAGAAACTGCACGTATCAATCTGGCGTATACCAAAGTGACTTCACCAATCAGCGGTCGTATTGGTAAATCCAGCGTGACCGAGGGTGCTTTGGTGACTTCAAATCAGGCTAATGCGCTGGCAACCGTTCAGCAACTTGACCCGATTTATGTCGACGTCACTCAGTCAAGCAACGACTTCCTGCGTTTAAAAGAAGAGCTGGCTAACGGTACTTTAGAACAGGAAGGCGGTAAGGCTAAGGCTGAACTGGTATTGGAAAATGGTCAGGTCTACGCACAGAAAGGCTCTCTGGAGTTTTCTGACGTCACCGTTGATGAAAGCACGGGCTCAATCACTATTCGCGCCGTGTTCCCGAATCCTAAAGGCGATTTGTTGCCTGGCATGTTTGTGCGCGCTCGTCTGGATGAAGGTATCAAAAACAATGCGTTGCTCGTTCCTCAGCAAGGCGTCACCCGTAATCCTCGCGGTGAAGCAACCGTCATGTTAGTCGGTGCTGACAACAAAGTTGAAAACCGTACCGTAACCGCAGCGCAAGCCATCGGTGACAAATGGTTGGTGACTGATGGTCTGAAATCCGGTGACAAAGTGATTGTGACTGGCTTGCAGAAAGTTCGTCCAGGCGTGCAAGTGAAAGTAGAAGAAGCTTCTGCAGGGAACGCTTCAACAAAAGATGCAGCGGCTAGCGAACCGAAGAAGTCTTAA
- the acrR gene encoding multidrug efflux transporter transcriptional repressor AcrR: protein MARKTKEQAQATRLQILEAAVCEFSARGVSATSLTDIANAAGVTRGAIYWHFKNKVDLFNEVWNLTESKVSDLEIEYQAKYPDNPLRILREILIYILVATVDDPRRKALMEIIFHKCEFVGEMRSLADIRKILYLENFERIENVLRNCIECQQLPAELNTRRTAVMMRSYITGIMESWLFLPESFDLKAEASFMVDSFIDMIKYSEHLLHGAVSMPFEAPACAVAMTPLNRGKS, encoded by the coding sequence ATGGCACGAAAAACCAAAGAGCAAGCTCAAGCAACCCGACTGCAAATACTTGAAGCGGCAGTATGTGAGTTTTCCGCACGCGGTGTGTCCGCTACCTCGCTAACGGATATTGCCAACGCGGCTGGTGTAACGCGTGGCGCGATTTATTGGCACTTTAAAAATAAAGTAGACCTTTTTAATGAAGTCTGGAACCTGACCGAATCAAAAGTCAGTGACTTAGAGATAGAGTATCAAGCAAAGTATCCAGATAATCCACTTAGGATTTTACGCGAAATCCTAATTTACATCTTGGTCGCAACCGTGGACGACCCACGCCGTAAAGCGTTGATGGAAATTATATTTCATAAATGCGAATTTGTCGGCGAGATGCGTTCTTTAGCTGATATTCGCAAGATTTTGTACCTCGAAAATTTTGAGCGCATTGAAAATGTGCTACGTAACTGTATTGAGTGTCAACAGTTGCCCGCTGAACTTAACACTCGGCGCACAGCGGTAATGATGCGCTCGTATATAACAGGTATAATGGAAAGCTGGTTATTTTTGCCAGAAAGCTTTGATTTAAAAGCAGAAGCTTCATTTATGGTCGACAGCTTTATCGACATGATCAAGTACAGCGAACATCTCCTGCATGGCGCTGTTAGCATGCCGTTTGAAGCGCCGGCATGTGCGGTGGCGATGACGCCGCTTAACAGAGGGAAATCCTGA
- a CDS encoding DsrE/DsrF/TusD sulfur relay family protein produces the protein MQKIVLIANGAGYGQESLFNALRLAIAMKEQQGEIALKIFLMSDAVTSGLAGQKPHEGYNLQQMIEILTAQQVPFKLCKTCADGRGISTLPLIDGVEIGTLVELAQWTLAADKVLTF, from the coding sequence ATGCAGAAAATTGTTTTGATCGCCAATGGGGCCGGTTATGGCCAAGAATCGTTGTTTAATGCGCTGCGCTTGGCTATTGCGATGAAAGAACAGCAGGGCGAGATCGCGCTGAAAATCTTTTTGATGTCTGATGCCGTCACATCGGGTTTAGCCGGACAGAAGCCGCATGAGGGCTATAATCTCCAGCAGATGATTGAAATTCTGACCGCTCAGCAGGTGCCTTTTAAACTGTGTAAAACCTGCGCCGATGGTCGTGGAATCAGTACGTTACCTTTGATTGATGGCGTTGAGATTGGCACGCTGGTTGAGCTGGCCCAGTGGACGCTAGCCGCAGATAAGGTGCTTACGTTCTAA